A single Cannabis sativa cultivar Pink pepper isolate KNU-18-1 chromosome 7, ASM2916894v1, whole genome shotgun sequence DNA region contains:
- the LOC133029113 gene encoding uncharacterized protein At4g04980-like gives MIKMAREKVYNMDENDHNDDDQITKNNISRINSFEKFSSDVYISPDTPTSVLSELARDDFNEANKKVARVSGSASPLLFSLRVQALGKLNPIDVVNKHLWLHYSQNTLGFDNNSTILGQKNSQNLDMNQTILLDDGDNISNMALEKDSSKGLLVTKSKWSSPLLEHPKTILSKAVLEQPPTPLLPSKGGEPAPSPPPKAIGNIRGGPPPPPPPFGAKISLRPKKTDSKLKRSTQIGNLYRRLKSKVEGTNNNPNGRKNNGIRSGTNGGKQGMADALAEITKRSAYFRKIEEDVEKYTNPILELKSSISCFETKDKDKLLKFHKNVELVLENLTDETQVLSRFEGFPIKKLETLRISSSLYIKFDNIINELRNWKIESPMGQLLDKLDRYFDKIKGEVETLERTKEEESVKFKTHNVHFDFNILITIKESMVDVSSSCMELALKERREAYNKVGEENKRTSERMKSNSKLLWRAFEFAFRVYTFAGGHDDRANKLTIELAQQIDHYDH, from the exons ATGATTAAGATGGCAAGAGAGAAAGTTTATAACATGGATGAGAATGATCATAATGATGATGATCAGATTACAAAGAACAACATTTCAAGAATAAATTCTTTTGAGAAGTTCTCAAGTGATGTATATATTTCCCCGGACACCCCAACTTCGGTCCTGTCTGAGTTAGCTCGTGATGATTTTAATGAAGCAAATAAGAAGGTTGCTAGGGTTTCGGGTAGTGCTTCTCCTCTTCTTTTCTCACTTAGAGTTCAAGCATTGGGGAAGTTGAATCCAATTGATGTTGTTAATAAGCATTTGTGGCTTCACTATTCACAAAATACACTAGGCTTTGATAATAATTCTACAATTTTAGGgcaaaaaaatagtcaaaatttAGATATGAATCAGACAATATTATTAGATGATGGtgataatatttcaaatatggCATTGGAAAAAGATTCTTCAAAAGGGTTATTGGTTACAAAATCGAAATGGTCATCACCATTACTTGAACACCCGAAAACAATACTTTCTAAAGCAGTATTAGAGCAACCACCAACGCCTTTGTTGCCATCAAAAGGAGGAGAACCGGCACCATCACCACCACCTAAGGCAATTGGAAATATTAGAGGTGGTCCGCCGCCACCACCTCCTCCATTCGGTGCAAAAATATCCTTGCGACCTAAGAAAACAGATAGTAAACTAAAGAGATCAACTCAAATTGGAAACCTATATCGTCGTCTCAAAAGCAAGGTGGAAGGGACCAATAATAACCCTAATGGGAGAAAAAATAATGGAATAAGAAGTGGTACAAATGGTGGAAAGCAAGGAATGGCTGATGCATTAGCAGAGATAACAAAAAG GTCAGCATACTTtagaaaaattgaagaagatgTTGAAAAGTACACAAATCCCATCTTGGAGCTGAAATCTTCCATTAGTTGTTTCGAAACAAAAGACAAGGATAAGCTTTTGAAGTTCCACAAAAATGTGGAATTAGTTCTTGAAAACTTAACTGATGAAACACAG GTGTTGTCAAGGTTTGAAGGGTTTCCTATAAAGAAGTTGGAGACATTGAGAATTTCATCTTCATTATACATAAAGTTTGACAACATAATCAATGAGCTAAGAAATTGGAAGATTGAAAGCCCAATGGGCCAACTCCTTGACAAGCTTGATCGTTACTTTGACAAG ATTAAAGGAGAAGTAGAAACCCTAGAACGCACCAAAGAGGAAGAATCCGTGAAATTCAAAACCCATAATGTTCATTTCGACTTCAACATCCTAATAACAATAAAAGAATCAATGGTGGATGTTTCCTCAAGCTGCATGGAGTTGGCATTAAAG GAGAGGAGAGAAGCTTATAATAAGGTGGGTGAAGAGAATAAAAGAACAAGCGAAAGAATGAAATCAAATAGTAAATTGCTTTGGAGGGCTTTCGAGTTTGCATTTCGAGTGTATACATTTGCAGGAGGCCATGATGATCGTGCCAACAAACTCACCATAGAATTGGCTCAACAAATTGATCATTATGATCACTGA